The window TTCTCTCTTTGCTCCAAAAGATTCTTAACTCTTACCTGCAATTCTTTTAGGTGAAATGGCTTGGTGATGTAATCATCTGCACCAGTTTCAAAACCTTCAAGCTTACTCTCCTGACTTGCCTTAGCCGTTAAAAGTATCACCGGAATATGGCTTGTCTTTTCATTTTCTTTTAGTAACCTGCAAAGTTCCTGCCCATCCATTTCCGGCATCATGATGTCTGTTATTACCAGATCAGGGATATTTTTTTCAGCACTTAACAGCCCCTTCTTCCCGTTTTCAGCTTCGAGCACAACCAGCTCTCTCCCGAAAGCACTCCTGATATAAGCCCTTATTTCATGATTATCCTCAACAATCAAGATAATAGGCTTACTTTTTTCTCCATTCTTGTTTTCTTTGGTAAAATTATTAATCTCTTCTACTGCGAATTCCCCAGAGGCTATCTTATTTATAGTGCTCTTTTCAATTTCTAAATGACCGCCCTCTTTAAAGTTCAGCATTTGAACACTGGAGGCTTTTTTAAATTCTTTTATTTCTACCGGAAACAGTATTGTGAAAACAGTGCCTTTTCCTTCTTTACTTAATACTTCTATTTTTCCGTTATGAAAAGCTACAAGCTCTTTCAGTAAAGCCAGCCCTATTCCCGTACCCTCATAAGTTTTAGAGGCATTATCTATTTGATAGAAGCGATCAAAAATATTTTCCACCTTATCTTCAGGAATTCCAATGCCATCATCGATTACCTGTAATATTATTTCATGCTCATTGAAATCAACCAATACCTCAACCGATCCACCCTCCCGGGTAAATTTCAAAGCATTCGATAGCAGGTTATTTAATATTTTTTCAAATTTATCCTTATCAATAGAAGCAATAAGCTGTTGGGCAGTTGTAACAAAACGAAGGCTAATTCCTTTACTTACCGCTAATGAAGAAAATGAAAGTGTACTGGTTCGGAGAAATGGCACAATATCAAGCTCTTCTAAATACAAGTTCATGTGGCCAGATTCCAGCTTGGAGAAATCCATCAGCTGATTAATCAATTCCAGGAGCCTTTGGGCGTTACGGCTCACCATGTCAAGATTTCTCTTTATTTCGTTCGCACCCAGTTTTTTTGACAAGGAGGAGGCAGTCTCCAGTGGTCCTAAGATCAGGGTGAGCGGAGTTCGAAACTCATGAGATACATTGGTGTAAAACCGGGTTTTAATTTCATCTAATTCCTGTAGCTTCCTGGACTCCAGCCCTTTTAAATAAAGCTCATTTTTCATTTTTTCTCTGTTGGTAAAATATCTCCAGATCAGGTAAATGATAAAAAGGCCCAGGAGAAAATAAAGAAAATAAGCCCACCAGGTTTTATATGCAGGAGGATGAATTACTAATTCAACAGCTGTTCCGGCTTCGTTCCAGATACCATCATTATTGGCTGCCTTCACCTTGAAAAGGTATTTTCCTGGATTAAGGTTGGTGTAAGTGGCAGTTCTGTTCGTTCCGGAGTAAAACCATTCCTTATCAAATCCTTCCATCTTATAGGCATAGGTATTCTTTTCTGGAAGGGAAAAATTTAGTGCGGCAAATTCAAAAGAGAATACATTTTGATCGTGCAGAAGATCAATTTTTTTTGTTCGGGAGATTTCAGCATTCAGATAATAATGGGATGAATCCTTTGAATATCCCACCGGAACAGAGTTATTAAATATTTGAAAATCAGTAAGAACAACAGGTGGAGCTACCTTATTTTGCTCCAGATCTTCGGGATTAAAGTGATTATACCCCTCCATCCCTCCAAAGAATAAGCGGCCATCCTTATTTTTAAAGGCTGCATGTATATTAAACTCATTATGGACCAGGCCATCCTGGGTAGTATAGGTATTTATTTTTTCAGTTTTGGGGTCCAGCACTGCCAGTCCATTGAGGGTGGCCATCCAAATCTTCCCGCTGTTATCTTCTAATAATGAAACTATTTCATTATTAGGAAGCCCGTCCTTCTCGTTATAGAGCTTGATACCTTTTTTAGTCTTCCTGTCAAGCAGGACGAGTCCATTTCCTGATACAGGAACCCATAATTTTCCAGATTTATCTTCAAGAACAGCAGGTATTTTTTCGGTAAATTTTGCAGAACTTAATTCCAGTGGATAAACAGATATGTTATTTGTTACCAAGTCATATTCTGCCAGTTTCCCTATCGAACCACCCAGCAGGATCTTACCATTATCCCCTTTTGAAATGCTATGAATATCACCTAAAATTTCTTCATGAAAAATATCCTCTATCTTGAGAGTTAAAGGATCGATAGCCTTCAAACCATCAAAAGTGCCCACGTATAGATTACCATCCTCACCATTCAAAATAGAATATCTTACCGGTATTTTTATCAGAAACTCAAACCGCTGCTTCTCTTTTGAAAATCTGCTAAGCCCTAAATGCGGATGAGTGGCCCAAATATTTCCGTGATTATCTTCGCACAATTTGTAAAAAAAATAGTCTTTATTATGGAAGTTGTATAGCTGGTTGGTTTTGGGAGAATAGCGGCTTACTCCAGAATATGCGTTTACAAACCAAATATCCCCATTTTTATCTTCGAGCAGGCTAGTAATATTATCAGAATATTCATTCCTGTACGTCTGGAATTTATTTTTGGATCTATCATACTTATTAATCCCCCCTCCATATCCACCAATCCAGAAAATCCCGCTTTCATCGCGATAAATGGATATTAAATCGTCGTTGTTGACTGAATGTGGATTTGAGAGGCTCCTCCTGTGAAAAGTAACTTTGTTCCTTTCTTTATTAATAATTGCCAGGCCTTTTCCGGTAGTGGCTACCCACAGATTCTGATCCGCATCCTCTTCAATATCATTTATAAAAAAATCATAAAGTTCAGGAAAAGGGTAGGTAACATTATTCCAGTCACCATTTTTATCCAGCCTGCCCAGTCCCATTTCGGTGGCTATCCAAATCTCTCCATTTTTGGTCCTGTAGAGCTCTTTTGGGATTTTTGAATCCTCCTGGTGGCGCTCTGTAATTATCTCAAACCTACCCGTAGAGTCAAGCCTCTGGATTCCGGCAAATGTAGCAATATAAAGCCTCTCATTATACGGAAGGAAATCTCTTACAATATTGGCCTCTTTCATCCTTGTTTGGAATGCATGAGACTTAAGGATACTGGCTTTTCCTGTTTTCTTATTTAATAAAATAATTCCTCCTTTTGTACCAAAATACAGGTTGCCAGACGGGTCTTCATAAATGGCTAGGATGTCGTGGATACCTGGTTCATCAATCTCTACTTTCAGTACCTCAAAGGTTTCACTGTTTTTATCAAATTTATTTACGCCACCATTGATTGTCCCTACCCACAAAACAGAATCCCGGTCTTCGTAGAGGCACGATACAAAATTAGAGGAGATGGAGGCAGAGTCATTTGGTGTTTTCAAAAATGATTTGAAACTGTAGCCATCGTACCGGTTTAGGCCAAATGACGTGCCAATCCACATAAAGCCCTTTTTATCTTTGATTATACAATTTACAGTGCTCTGAGAAAGACCATCTTCCATGGTGATTTTTTCAAATTTGATATCCTTGTCCTGTGGGTAAACTAAACCCGTCTGACAGAACAGAATGATTAAAAAAAGAGCGCTGACAATGGCTTTCAAAATTAACTAAATTATATTAAATATAATTATTAAAATGAATTTATAAACTTTTCTAATAATATATTTTTGTCTCCTGAATATAGCTTATAAAAGAACTTGTAAAGCATTTACCTGTCGGGAAGATTCCTGATATACTCCAGGTCTCTTGCTTTAAGCCCGTCATCGTCGGTAAGGCTCCAGAGGGCTGTCTGAATATTTTCTGAATTGATCCAGAAATCATCATCCCCCTCATATTCACTATAGAGTAGTTTTTTGCCGGAAAGCCTACGAAGGAAATCTTTGATGAGGGGGGAGTCCGTTACGGGACCTATTTTATACTTTGCAGTACTGTCAGAATGTTTCCGCGCACTGTTCAGACAGTATAGCATTAGTTTAACTTTACATTTACCACTGTTACCTCCGCCACCTTCTACTGTTGGTGGCACCGTCACTAATACTCTTTCAATCAGCAGGCCATTCTGGAATCCCTCGAGGGCAGTGACGATTACAAGTCCAGGTGGAAAAGTAACAGTGGTAGGACCGGGGCCAACTGAATCATTTTCTATAGTCACGGAAACCATCACAAAGGGGCCTGCACCATCAACCACGCACTCATCTCCTGCTATACCGGTTTCGTCGCCCACAATAGAAGTAATGGTTATGTGTTTTGGTAAGACCAGCTTTTCGCCCGTTGGTTCTCCTGGTTCTTCACCAAAGCCAGGTATATGTCCAGCTTTTTCCTGTATGTCCGGATTGAAAGGATCACCGTCATCCTGGCAAGCCATCATGCTCATGACCATCATCAACATACAGCCGACAAGCCATTTTGAAACGCTCAATATATTCATCATTGTAGTAAAAGGAATCTAGTTGCTCCGTTAGCAAACATAAACATTACCCCTAGCCTGGGATGACAGAAATGTTGTAATTAATATTACTATTGTTGTATGCTTGAATACAAAGGATGGGATACAGGAGGAAATCTAGGAAAAGGAATGGTATTTCTACTAAAAGCCTATTGTAACACTCATGAGGTCTGACATGCATCTTCACAAGCGTGAAAATAAATCCGGCTGTTTACATTCTTACTTATTTATACCGGGCCTCCCTAATATCCACTGGCGACTAAACACTTTGCTTCGCAACGGCGAACCGTCGGTAGTTCTGTTTTCCAAAGTGAGTATGTCCATTTCTCTTTATCTTGTCTGAGAGGGCATGAGGGGCAGTGCATCTTAATATTAAGGGTGGTTCATGAATGCCAACACAATGCCTCCTTGGTTTTATTCTACTTCCTCCCCAGCCGTACATCTGATACACTATCGGAAATTTTATGGCTAATGTTGTAAATTATGATGCTGATGATATTTAAGAAGCGGCATAGGTGTAGCTGTAGGAGCAATGAATAAGACCTGTGGAAATCTTCGAGTGCGTTTCAGTATTGAGAGAACAAACTTATTTATATGCCAAAGCCTCGATTTACTTTATCCCCATCAAACCTTATGGGGTTTTATATATTTTTTTATTTATCCAATTCAACATATATTCTAAAACCAATGGCAAATTTCCAAACTGACAATGCTGATCTGCCTGTTCTGATTTCAAGAATATTCTTGTGGTAACAGATTTAGCATTTTTTAAGGCCTCCTCTTGTTTTTTTAATAAAATAGGAGGTTGAAATGCATCATTTTCACCTGTGAAAAGAAGAACGTCTTGATCAATCAATCGGCTATTCAGATGCTCTTTGTTCATTTCCATCATCCATTTTACAGCGTCATAGGGTTCATGCTTATTTTGAATGAAGATGGCATTGTTGATGGTGTGTTTAAGTGTTCCCACATTCATTTTCAGCCGAACGAAGAAATTAGTCAGGTTTCTTTTGGTCAGAAACCATTTTGCTAGTTTCCTGTTCATTGGACTGGTCATTTCAAGCCAGTCATACAACGGAGGCATTGCAATTACCCGTTTGATGCGTTTCTCAAAGGCTGCTGCTCTCATGATCCAATAGCCACCCATTGATACTCCTAAAGCAGTAGCCTCACTTAATTCAAAGTGATCTAAAATCGCCTTCGCTGGTTTTTCATAGTCGTGGTCAAAGGTTTGTCCATACGTCCTTCGGCTAGCCCCTTGTCCTGGTCCTTCAAATGCGATAACATCGTACCCCTGATAGGTGAAATAATTCCATATGCAATAAAATTCTTCAATAAACGCATCAAATCCGGGTATACCTATGATGGTCCCTTTACAGATTCCAGTTTTTGAAGGAATTTTGATCGCAGAGAGAAAGCCATTATTGTATGGAACTTTATGTCTTTCAAATATTTCATCAGAAAACGCTTTGTCAAAAAGATTTATAAATTCATTGTAAACTGGAACTTTTCTTTCATTGTCCGGTGAAATAAGAAACTCAGCTGCCCTTAAATAGGTAGCTGCATTTTTTAGCCGATTCTCTTTAACCGCGAGTTCTGAAGCCTCCAAAAAAGCGCTTATGTAGTCATCAAAAGTTTTGATTTTGGCACCAATGCTTTCAATATCCTCTTTTCTGGCATACCCAAGTGAATACCACCTGTTTAATTGATAGTTAAGAAATTTGTTTTTATGTAACTTATGATAGCCAACAGGTATTTTCATTGGTTGCATTTCAATTGAACAAATGTTTTAAGCTTTGTGAAGGCAGGGCATTGATTTTCCGCCCCTTCATTTACTTCCGGATGTTCAATAAAGATATTAGTTCAAATCTTGTACTTAAGTGCTACTTTTACAAAGCCGTTATTGTGCGTTGGTAATTTCTTGTGTCATTTTCAGCTTTAATTAAATCTTGTTATGATAAAGGATATTACAAAACACATTAACGTTGATAATATTCCTATAAATGGAATGTTAAACCAATATTTCTTAGCCAACCAGAGGTAAAATATTGTGTTAACAATATTTAGGATATAAAAGAATGCCTCTGATCGTATAAGGTCATAGAATTGTGTTGCTAGATAAAAATTTACCAAACCAATAAAGATTGCGCCTGAACTATGACTTGCATTAAAGCCTATCCAGGCTTTCCACAAAGTAGTATCTTTAGTCAGATTTGGCCAAGAAGATTTCATTTCTTCTATTGCCTTTTCATTCCGCGATGAAAACTTGTCAGTAAAAAATGTATAGTATAAATGGATAACTCCCAGCACTATAAATATTAGGGAACCAATTATCCACAGATATTTTGCTATTGTAGTCTCATTTTCCATGTTATTAACTATTCAATATCTACTTATCAATTTTATCTCTGATACTTGATTTAATAGTACTTCCGCCAAAAGTATTGATATGTGTGCCATCTTCTTTGAATGATACCAAGCGTCAGTATTTCTATATTATTTTTCCTATTTTTTATGATTCCTTTTAAAATCGTTGGGATGATTAGTTTATTAAAAGGTCATTGCGGTAAAAATAAAGTCGTCTAATCAATCAGGGAACAGGAGGGACATTGCTACTAAAAAGTCTTTACTGAACACCGGGGAGGTCTGACCTGCATCTTCACAAGCAGAAAAAAGATTGTTAAAAACCTGCTGATAAAACCAGGGATTCTCTATTCATTATATAAAAGATTTACACAGTTAAAGCACGAACTGGTTTGCGGCTCAAAATCAATCACCAGGTTTGATACATATTCGCTATTCTGATTTTCAAAGTTCTTTAATTTTATAGGTAATTCTTCTGATGCTCCTTTGTAAACCGCAGAAATATTGTATTTCCCAATAGGCAGGTCTAATAGTTTGGAATAAGATTCGGTAGCAGGTTGTCCGGGTTTTCTTATGATTACTTCTCCTTCTGATCCATCTATAAGAGGACCCACCGGAGTCAGGGTAAATTCTATATTTTCCGTATCATATATCTGGCTATTTACACCCTTATTTATCTCTATCAGGCCTCCATAATATCCTGAACTCGTTCCGGGTTTTTTACCAGTCAGCTTCCATTGAAAATTCCGGACAGCACCTTCCTGCGTAAATCCTTCATCAGTTTCAGGATGAAGTTCCAGTGCGTATTCTTTACCATTGTATTGCTTCATGTATCGGGCATAAGCCCGGAAAGTACCAAATCCAAGTTCAATTTTGTATTCGCCTTTGTCATTAGTAGTTCCTAATGCGTTAGCATCATAGAGATACAGATTATCAACGATAACTTCTACCCCCGGAAAGGGCCTTCCATGGGTGTCTGTTACTTTCCCGGTTGCAAATCCTTCTGTAGAAGCAGAGTCATTTTCATTTATCTCTTCCCTTTCACAAGCTGTTAATCCCTGAATAAGGAGGAGTATGAAGTAAATTGTTAACTGTCTCATAGAAAGTATTTTAAATTAGAAGCTATCTCATAAATGGTTTTAGCAGAATTAGCATGCAAGCCAGCAAAATGAATGCTTTATAGTTCTCTACATTGTATTCATATCTGGTCACACATCTTCTATAATTGAAGAGCCAGGCGAAGAACCTTTCAACCTTCCATCTTCTTTTATAGCGCCTTAATTTCCTGCCATCTTGCGTCTTTTTTTTGGTTCTGTTGCCCCTATGAGGAGCAATCATTTCAATGCCTTGCTGCCGTAAAGCTTCATCTAAAGGATCTGAATCATAGGCTTTATCACCAATAAGCCGCTCTGGCAGTTCTTCAATAAAGCGCTCCTCTATCACATTCTCCACGAGTTTTACTTCGTGGGGAGATGCTGATTGGATTGAGACAGATAGTATAGTACCACCAGCATCTGTGACTGCCATGATCTTGGTCCCCTTTCCCCGTTTAGTCTTGCCAACAGAAGATCCCCCTTTTTGGCCATGCAGAATGAGCCGTCAATAAAGCACTCGCTCAAATCCACACCGCCTCTTTCATGAAGATCTCTTGCCAGGGTCTCTACCACCTTCTGCATCACTCCCTGTTCTCGCCATTGCTGGAATCTCCTGTGACAGGTTTGATAAGGAGGATACATGGGAGGCAAATGGCTCCACTGTGCTCCTGTCTTCAAAATCCAAAGTATTCCTTCCAGCACATCTCGCTTATCTCGCCAGGGTCTGCCTTTACCATCTGTCCTCTTTGGACCATCAGGAATCATGTCCTTTATCACTTCCCACTGCTTATCTGTCAACTTCATGAAAAATAAACAACGAGCTATCAATTAAGATCCCTATTTATGAGATGGCTTCTAGTCATATATTAAAACTGAAGCCAAAGTCCCGGGACTAAAACCAGAACTAAAGCTTTTTTAATATTTTCATCATCATCTTCGCAGGATGAAAATGAAACAACAATAAAAATGCACATTAGGGGTTTCAGGAAATTCATTTGTGATATAAGGTTTTAGATTCTTTTAGATACATTCTAAAATGGACTCAAAACTAAATCGATGGGCAGAATTCAGAAGATCGTAATGTTGCGATTGATATTACTATTGTTGCATTCTTAAAATAAGAGGTAATCGTAGAATTGTCAGATCGATTATCCAATTCTATATTCATAGTTTTGGGTCATGATTGTTTCCCTAAACTAAATCCTAGATGTAGAACTTTATGAACAGATTATCCACAAAATCAGGTGGTTAGCTGCTAAAACTGTCAGATCACCGTCTAAGTATCTGATATACACCGTAAATCGCTATGATATAAATCTTTCGTGTCTCCTCTAGAGACTC of the Flammeovirgaceae bacterium 311 genome contains:
- a CDS encoding Histidine kinase-like ATPase (COG0642 Signal transduction histidine kinase) — its product is MKAIVSALFLIILFCQTGLVYPQDKDIKFEKITMEDGLSQSTVNCIIKDKKGFMWIGTSFGLNRYDGYSFKSFLKTPNDSASISSNFVSCLYEDRDSVLWVGTINGGVNKFDKNSETFEVLKVEIDEPGIHDILAIYEDPSGNLYFGTKGGIILLNKKTGKASILKSHAFQTRMKEANIVRDFLPYNERLYIATFAGIQRLDSTGRFEIITERHQEDSKIPKELYRTKNGEIWIATEMGLGRLDKNGDWNNVTYPFPELYDFFINDIEEDADQNLWVATTGKGLAIINKERNKVTFHRRSLSNPHSVNNDDLISIYRDESGIFWIGGYGGGINKYDRSKNKFQTYRNEYSDNITSLLEDKNGDIWFVNAYSGVSRYSPKTNQLYNFHNKDYFFYKLCEDNHGNIWATHPHLGLSRFSKEKQRFEFLIKIPVRYSILNGEDGNLYVGTFDGLKAIDPLTLKIEDIFHEEILGDIHSISKGDNGKILLGGSIGKLAEYDLVTNNISVYPLELSSAKFTEKIPAVLEDKSGKLWVPVSGNGLVLLDRKTKKGIKLYNEKDGLPNNEIVSLLEDNSGKIWMATLNGLAVLDPKTEKINTYTTQDGLVHNEFNIHAAFKNKDGRLFFGGMEGYNHFNPEDLEQNKVAPPVVLTDFQIFNNSVPVGYSKDSSHYYLNAEISRTKKIDLLHDQNVFSFEFAALNFSLPEKNTYAYKMEGFDKEWFYSGTNRTATYTNLNPGKYLFKVKAANNDGIWNEAGTAVELVIHPPAYKTWWAYFLYFLLGLFIIYLIWRYFTNREKMKNELYLKGLESRKLQELDEIKTRFYTNVSHEFRTPLTLILGPLETASSLSKKLGANEIKRNLDMVSRNAQRLLELINQLMDFSKLESGHMNLYLEELDIVPFLRTSTLSFSSLAVSKGISLRFVTTAQQLIASIDKDKFEKILNNLLSNALKFTREGGSVEVLVDFNEHEIILQVIDDGIGIPEDKVENIFDRFYQIDNASKTYEGTGIGLALLKELVAFHNGKIEVLSKEGKGTVFTILFPVEIKEFKKASSVQMLNFKEGGHLEIEKSTINKIASGEFAVEEINNFTKENKNGEKSKPIILIVEDNHEIRAYIRSAFGRELVVLEAENGKKGLLSAEKNIPDLVITDIMMPEMDGQELCRLLKENEKTSHIPVILLTAKASQESKLEGFETGADDYITKPFHLKELQVRVKNLLEQREKLRKRFSRTVLLQPKEIAITSTDEKFLSKCIATVEKHMSNPDFSVDEMGREIGMSRSQLHRKLKALIDQSTTEFIRNIRLKRASELIKNNFGNTSDVAYAVGFNSVSYFIKCFRQVYGKTPSDLDKV
- a CDS encoding lipoprotein — protein: MMNILSVSKWLVGCMLMMVMSMMACQDDGDPFNPDIQEKAGHIPGFGEEPGEPTGEKLVLPKHITITSIVGDETGIAGDECVVDGAGPFVMVSVTIENDSVGPGPTTVTFPPGLVIVTALEGFQNGLLIERVLVTVPPTVEGGGGNSGKCKVKLMLYCLNSARKHSDSTAKYKIGPVTDSPLIKDFLRRLSGKKLLYSEYEGDDDFWINSENIQTALWSLTDDDGLKARDLEYIRNLPDR
- a CDS encoding alpha/beta hydrolase fold protein (COG0596 Predicted hydrolases or acyltransferases (alpha/beta hydrolase superfamily)) — its product is MQPMKIPVGYHKLHKNKFLNYQLNRWYSLGYARKEDIESIGAKIKTFDDYISAFLEASELAVKENRLKNAATYLRAAEFLISPDNERKVPVYNEFINLFDKAFSDEIFERHKVPYNNGFLSAIKIPSKTGICKGTIIGIPGFDAFIEEFYCIWNYFTYQGYDVIAFEGPGQGASRRTYGQTFDHDYEKPAKAILDHFELSEATALGVSMGGYWIMRAAAFEKRIKRVIAMPPLYDWLEMTSPMNRKLAKWFLTKRNLTNFFVRLKMNVGTLKHTINNAIFIQNKHEPYDAVKWMMEMNKEHLNSRLIDQDVLLFTGENDAFQPPILLKKQEEALKNAKSVTTRIFLKSEQADQHCQFGNLPLVLEYMLNWINKKIYKTP
- a CDS encoding hypothetical protein (COG3293 Transposase and inactivated derivatives) → MENVIEERFIEELPERLIGDKAYDSDPLDEALRQQGIEMIAPHRGNRTKKKTQDGRKLRRYKRRWKVERFFAWLFNYRRCVTRYEYNVENYKAFILLACMLILLKPFMR
- a CDS encoding IS5 family transposase, orfA (COG3293 Transposase and inactivated derivatives), whose product is MKLTDKQWEVIKDMIPDGPKRTDGKGRPWRDKRDVLEGILWILKTGAQWSHLPPMYPPYQTCHRRFQQWREQGVMQKVVETLARDLHERGGVDLSECFIDGSFCMAKKGDLLLARLNGERGPRSWQSQMLVVLYYLSQSNQHLPTK